In the genome of Pseudonocardia cypriaca, the window CGCAGGGGCCGCACGAGGCGAACCTGTTCGACATCCAGGCCAAGTACGGCGACGTGATCGAGCTGGACGACGCCATGGGTTACCTGAAGGTGGTGCGATGAGGGCCGTGCTGCAGTCCGCGCTGGCCGACCTCGCCGACGTGCCCGCGCGGTCGCGCTGGGTCCGCTCCGGCGACCTGCGGCTGCACGTCCTCGACTACGGCGGGGACGGCGTCCCGCTCGTCGTGCTGCCCGGGATCACCAGCCCGGCGATCACCATGGACTTCGTGGCGCGGGAGCTTCCCGACCTCGTCCGGCCGATCGTGCTGGACGTCCGCGGCCGTGGCCTCTCCGACTCCGGCAAGTCCTACACCCTCGACGACTACGCCGACGACACCATCGCCGTGCTCGACGGCCTGGACCGCCCGCTGCTGCTGGGGCACTCGATGGGCGCCCGCATCGCGGCGGTCGTCGCGGCCCGTGGCGTGCCGCTGCGGGGCACGGTGCTCGTCGACCCGCCGATGAGCGGGCCGAGCCGCGGCCCGTACCCCACCACCCTCGACGCGTTCCTCGGCCAGCTGGAGCAGGCGCGGCGCGGCACCGACGCCGACGAGGTGGCCCGCTCCTGGCCGCGCTGGCCCCGGCGGGAGCAGGAGCTGCGGGCGCGCTGGCTCTCCAGCTGCGACGCCGAGGCGATCGCCGCCACCCACGCCGGTTTCGAGAGCGAGGACTTCTTCACCACCTGGCCGAACGTCCCCGCCCCGACCGTACTGCTGTACGGCGGGGAGAGCCCCGTCGTCACGGCGGCCGGTGCGGCGGAGGCGGCGGCCGCGAACCCGGCGGCCCGGCTGGTCGAGGTGCCAGGGGCCGGGCACATGGTGTTCTGGGACGAGCCGGAGACGGCGCTCCACCTGCTGCGGGAGATCCTCAAGGGCTGGTGATCGCGGGATGGGCGCGTTTCCCGACGGGTGGCGTCGGGAAACGCGCCGACGCGACGATCATGCCGTCGCGGCGGAGAGCAGGGCGGCACGGATCTCGGCGATGACGTAGGCCGGCCGGTTGGTGAGGTCGTGCCAGGTGAAGCGCAGCAGCTGCCACCCCGCCCGGACGAGTGCGTTCCCCTTCCGGCGGTCCGCCCGGAACCGGTCGACATCCGTGTGCCAGGCCCAGCCGTCGACCTCGATGGCGAGCTTCGCTTCGGGGAACGCGATGTCGATCCTCCGGTGCTCGAACGGCAGGCCTCGTTCCCAGCCGGTCAGCCCGGACTCCCTGAGAAGCGAGATCAGGAGCCGTTCGGCGGCGGAATCTGCGCGATCGGCCGCCCCGATCAGGAGTGCGGCGACACGAGTGCCTCCGCGGGCGCCGATGTTCCGGCAGTACGCCTGGTACAGATCCTCGAATCGCACGTGCTTCTGCAGGCCGCGGTCGAGGAACGCCGAGCCGTCGGGCAGCGCGATCGCGGTCTCGAGCGCGGCGAGTGGGGCCGCGGTGCACCAGATACCGCTGGTGAGGACCTTGTCCGCGGCAGGAAGATCGCGTCGGCGGACCCGGACGCCGGGGTAGCCGCGCAGTCCGAACCGGCGCGGCACGGTCACCTCGACCCGGGCGGGGACCACGGTCGGCATCCCGTGCCACCAGGCGGAGGCCGGTCCCGAGACCGCGCCGCGCTCCCCGGCCCACAACCCGGCAGCGTGGACCCGGGCGCGGTCGGTGAACCGGTGCCCAGCGGCGAGGAAGACCCTCGGCGCCACCCGCCGCCACCCCTCGTCCCGGACCCGCCGCTGCAGCGCGCGCTCCGCCAGACCGCACTCCGCCGCCTGAACAGCGGTGATCAGCCCGTCCTGGCGGGCGAGCAGAGCGAGGAGCCCCCGGTTCGCGACCATGATGGGCAGGATCGCGCCCCGGCAGCGTCGCCGCGGCCATTTCGGCAAACCGACCGCATGATCATCGGATCGGCGCGTTCTCCGTCACCACCCGTCGGGAAACGCGCCCATCCGCC includes:
- a CDS encoding DUF559 domain-containing protein; protein product: MVANRGLLALLARQDGLITAVQAAECGLAERALQRRVRDEGWRRVAPRVFLAAGHRFTDRARVHAAGLWAGERGAVSGPASAWWHGMPTVVPARVEVTVPRRFGLRGYPGVRVRRRDLPAADKVLTSGIWCTAAPLAALETAIALPDGSAFLDRGLQKHVRFEDLYQAYCRNIGARGGTRVAALLIGAADRADSAAERLLISLLRESGLTGWERGLPFEHRRIDIAFPEAKLAIEVDGWAWHTDVDRFRADRRKGNALVRAGWQLLRFTWHDLTNRPAYVIAEIRAALLSAATA
- a CDS encoding alpha/beta fold hydrolase, whose protein sequence is MRAVLQSALADLADVPARSRWVRSGDLRLHVLDYGGDGVPLVVLPGITSPAITMDFVARELPDLVRPIVLDVRGRGLSDSGKSYTLDDYADDTIAVLDGLDRPLLLGHSMGARIAAVVAARGVPLRGTVLVDPPMSGPSRGPYPTTLDAFLGQLEQARRGTDADEVARSWPRWPRREQELRARWLSSCDAEAIAATHAGFESEDFFTTWPNVPAPTVLLYGGESPVVTAAGAAEAAAANPAARLVEVPGAGHMVFWDEPETALHLLREILKGW